The following coding sequences are from one Sphingobium sp. Cam5-1 window:
- a CDS encoding DMT family transporter, translating to MGIGLRLLAMMFMAVMFALGKVVGTRGVSLVELIFYRQALALPLIVTWVAMTDGLPSVRTNRLGAHVSRTVLGLVGMVLNFGSYILLPLTEATAIGFTMPIFATLLSALLLREATGPHRWAAILLGFMGIIVMVRPDGAHFPPLGLAVALSAAIMTACISLLLRDLGRTEKAGVTVFWFTALAVPPLGILMLFVGQAHDGMTWLMLVGVGLTGGIAQLCMTGALKRAPVSVVLPMDYSTIIWSTLLGLLIWGEWPMHTTWVGAALIIASGLYIAWREHVRTRRFASA from the coding sequence ATGGGTATCGGCCTGCGCCTGCTCGCGATGATGTTCATGGCGGTCATGTTCGCACTCGGCAAGGTCGTCGGCACACGTGGCGTCAGCCTGGTGGAGCTGATCTTTTATCGTCAGGCCCTTGCCCTTCCCCTTATCGTCACCTGGGTTGCAATGACCGATGGCCTCCCCTCGGTTCGTACAAACAGGCTCGGCGCACATGTCAGCCGGACGGTGCTGGGCCTCGTCGGCATGGTTCTCAACTTCGGCTCCTACATCCTGCTGCCACTGACCGAAGCCACCGCGATCGGCTTTACCATGCCGATCTTCGCCACCCTGCTGTCCGCTCTGCTGCTGCGCGAAGCGACGGGGCCACACCGCTGGGCGGCCATCCTGCTCGGCTTTATGGGTATCATCGTAATGGTCCGCCCGGATGGGGCGCACTTTCCCCCGCTTGGCCTCGCCGTCGCGCTATCGGCCGCTATCATGACCGCCTGCATCAGCCTCTTGCTGCGCGACCTTGGTCGCACGGAAAAGGCGGGAGTCACCGTCTTCTGGTTCACCGCTCTTGCCGTGCCACCACTGGGCATCCTCATGCTGTTTGTGGGGCAAGCGCATGACGGCATGACCTGGCTGATGCTCGTGGGCGTGGGCCTCACCGGGGGCATCGCGCAACTCTGCATGACCGGAGCACTGAAGCGCGCGCCCGTATCCGTGGTGCTGCCGATGGACTACAGCACCATCATCTGGTCCACACTGCTGGGCCTGTTGATCTGGGGCGAATGGCCGATGCACACCACTTGGGTAGGCGCAGCGCTCATCATCGCCAGCGGCCTCTACATTGCGTGGCGGGAGCATGTCCGCACCCGCCGTTTCGCTTCAGCCTAG
- a CDS encoding OsmC family protein, which translates to MKINRSGSAVWSGGLKEGKGAISTQSGALDAHPYGYAMRFEGVPGSNPEELIAAAHASCFTMALSLILGEAGLTAEKMETNAVVTLEQQEGGFAITASKLTLKATIPGADDAKFQELAAKAKENCPVSKLLNAQISLDAELLG; encoded by the coding sequence ATGAAGATCAATCGCAGTGGTTCGGCGGTATGGAGCGGCGGCCTGAAAGAGGGCAAGGGCGCGATCTCCACGCAAAGTGGCGCTTTGGACGCGCATCCTTATGGCTATGCCATGCGGTTCGAAGGGGTGCCGGGGTCCAATCCGGAAGAATTGATCGCCGCCGCCCATGCGTCCTGCTTCACCATGGCGCTATCTCTCATTTTGGGGGAGGCCGGGCTGACGGCGGAGAAGATGGAGACGAACGCGGTCGTGACGCTGGAGCAGCAAGAGGGCGGCTTTGCGATAACGGCGAGCAAGCTGACGCTGAAGGCGACCATTCCGGGCGCCGATGACGCCAAATTCCAGGAATTGGCCGCCAAGGCCAAGGAAAATTGCCCTGTGTCGAAGCTGCTGAATGCGCAGATCAGCCTGGACGCGGAATTGCTAGGCTGA
- a CDS encoding PRC-barrel domain-containing protein gives MTDPAVENPGDLIASDRIEGTAVYNREGERLGHISNFMVEKRSGQVRYAVLSFGGFLGIGHDHYPIPWSMLSYDTDKGGYIVDLSKEMLDSAPRHLADMRPEYDEAYGRNVYSYYGLIYPW, from the coding sequence ATGACTGACCCGGCAGTGGAAAATCCCGGCGACCTGATCGCATCCGACCGGATCGAAGGAACCGCCGTCTACAACCGCGAAGGCGAACGGTTGGGCCATATCTCAAACTTCATGGTGGAAAAGCGCAGCGGCCAGGTCCGCTACGCCGTCCTATCCTTTGGCGGATTTCTCGGCATCGGCCATGATCATTACCCCATCCCATGGTCGATGCTGAGCTATGACACCGACAAGGGCGGCTATATCGTCGATCTGAGCAAGGAGATGCTGGACAGCGCCCCCCGTCATCTCGCCGACATGCGGCCGGAATATGACGAGGCCTATGGCCGCAACGTCTACTCCTATTACGGCCTTATATATCCTTGGTGA
- a CDS encoding RBBP9/YdeN family alpha/beta hydrolase: MDRFGHLGDARNPVVLTIPGLNNSGPDHWQTLWEGMRGDCERVDLGSWASPNRNAWVTRLDAAIREVEGPIILAAHSLGCLAVAWWGALQSQAYGWPVTGALLVAPPDCDRMETPETIGGFGPTPRAQLPFPSIVVASRNDPYIFFERAHSIAKNWGSSFVDAGFSGHINAEANLGTWNFGQSLLERLVDNAHEQASLMRQMRPAIPLAHHQHDRKLAAMRLIG, encoded by the coding sequence ATGGACCGATTCGGACATCTGGGCGACGCGCGCAATCCTGTCGTGCTGACCATACCGGGTCTCAACAATAGCGGCCCTGATCATTGGCAAACCCTTTGGGAGGGCATGCGCGGCGATTGCGAGCGTGTCGATCTGGGCAGTTGGGCCAGCCCCAACCGCAATGCATGGGTTACTCGCCTTGATGCGGCGATCCGCGAAGTTGAAGGACCGATCATCCTGGCCGCGCACAGCCTTGGCTGCCTGGCCGTTGCCTGGTGGGGCGCGTTGCAGAGCCAGGCTTATGGCTGGCCGGTGACGGGCGCATTGCTGGTCGCGCCGCCTGATTGCGACCGGATGGAAACGCCCGAGACTATCGGCGGCTTTGGGCCGACGCCGCGAGCACAGCTACCCTTCCCGTCAATCGTCGTAGCCAGCCGCAACGACCCTTATATCTTCTTCGAACGCGCCCACAGTATCGCCAAAAACTGGGGCAGCAGCTTTGTCGATGCGGGCTTTAGCGGACATATCAATGCTGAAGCCAATCTTGGCACATGGAATTTCGGCCAATCTCTGCTGGAACGGCTGGTCGACAATGCACATGAACAGGCTTCGCTCATGCGGCAGATGCGGCCAGCCATTCCCTTGGCCCATCATCAACATGACCGCAAACTGGCGGCGATGCGTTTGATCGGCTGA
- a CDS encoding YezD family protein has product MSDSRPTELARNGRADGQRADISVSIEKVRGALEALRFGSITLTVHDARVVQIDVTEKTRLTA; this is encoded by the coding sequence ATGAGTGATAGCCGACCAACAGAACTTGCCCGCAACGGCCGCGCAGATGGCCAGCGGGCGGACATTTCCGTCAGCATCGAAAAGGTTCGCGGCGCTCTTGAAGCACTGCGTTTCGGGTCGATCACATTGACCGTGCATGATGCCCGCGTCGTCCAGATCGACGTGACGGAAAAGACTCGTCTCACCGCCTGA
- a CDS encoding TonB-dependent receptor → MIARSLLLAGVASASIFASSVHAEEASAPAADAAEQAANPRGDVIIVTARRRAETAQEVPLAISVIRGDSIEATGNFNVVKLQQLAPTLQVYTTNPRNTSVNIRGLGVPFGLTSDGFEQGVGIYVDDVYNSRVAAATFDFLDVNQVEVLRGPQGTLYGKNTTAGAINITTNQPTFDFEGRAELSVGNLNYRQAKAAISGPLSDTIAARLAVAATSRRGTLYNVTSQRWINEQDNLGLRGQLLFKPNEDFSITLSGDYSKQDPECCGTTFVRVGRTQRPLNRQYDALAAAQGYVVPSRNPYDRLSDLDSNLNAGNKIGGVSARVKWDVGPGTLTSVTAWRFWDWKPENDRDFTGLPIVSKSQNPSQQNQYSQEFRYNYESQKIDFVVGLFGFKQRIDTQGTEQQGAAAAKWSLTGALANDPTVLNGLTASNTQWLKSESAALFGQLSWKVTDALTLQPGLRLNYDKKSGFYQRVVTNAQGQAISCTTPPAPGTIAGTSQQCGVYQPQVSAPSDSAWNFTYDFNVNYKVARDVLAYATYAKSFKTLGINQNGLPLNIDNTVNYDAATVKPESVHHFEVGLKTQLWDRRATFNISAFRTTIKDFQATVNGGQFGTVRGYLANAEKVRSQGIEADFKVVASDRFTAYANAAYTDAKYKKFTNAPCPPELSGGPSQPANATPDYSQPGVPGAASPRQCDISGQDLPGVSKWAFSYGAEYNIPVTLLAKEGQVYLGVDGNYRSHWNSNASPSRYTEVKGYALTNFRAGFRGEGFDVFGWVRNAFDVNYIENLQVAPGNTGLIAGQVGDPRTWGGTIKLSF, encoded by the coding sequence ATGATTGCGCGTTCTCTGTTGCTCGCCGGTGTGGCGAGCGCATCCATCTTTGCGTCCAGCGTTCATGCCGAAGAAGCGTCTGCGCCAGCCGCCGACGCGGCCGAGCAGGCCGCCAATCCTCGCGGCGACGTGATCATCGTCACCGCCCGCCGCCGCGCTGAAACGGCGCAGGAAGTGCCGCTGGCGATCTCCGTCATTCGCGGCGACAGCATCGAAGCGACCGGCAACTTCAACGTCGTGAAGCTTCAGCAGCTGGCCCCGACATTGCAGGTCTACACCACCAATCCTCGCAACACCTCGGTCAACATCCGTGGTCTGGGCGTACCGTTTGGCCTCACCAGCGACGGGTTCGAGCAGGGCGTCGGCATCTATGTCGATGACGTCTATAATAGCCGCGTCGCGGCCGCGACGTTCGACTTCCTCGATGTGAACCAGGTCGAAGTGCTGCGCGGCCCGCAGGGTACGCTCTACGGCAAGAACACGACGGCGGGCGCGATCAACATCACCACCAACCAGCCGACCTTCGATTTCGAAGGCCGCGCGGAACTCAGCGTCGGCAACCTCAATTACCGGCAGGCAAAGGCCGCTATTTCCGGCCCGCTGTCCGACACGATTGCCGCCCGCCTCGCGGTCGCCGCGACCAGCCGCCGGGGTACGCTCTACAACGTCACGTCGCAGCGCTGGATCAACGAACAGGACAATCTGGGCCTTCGCGGACAGCTGCTGTTCAAACCCAATGAGGATTTCAGCATCACCCTGTCGGGCGACTATAGCAAGCAAGACCCGGAATGCTGCGGCACCACCTTCGTCCGCGTCGGCCGCACGCAGCGCCCGCTGAACCGCCAATATGACGCGCTCGCCGCAGCGCAGGGCTATGTCGTGCCCAGCCGCAATCCTTATGACCGCCTGTCCGACCTCGACAGCAACCTCAATGCTGGCAACAAGATCGGCGGCGTTTCGGCGCGGGTGAAGTGGGATGTCGGCCCCGGCACGCTGACCTCGGTCACCGCCTGGCGCTTCTGGGACTGGAAGCCGGAAAATGACCGTGACTTCACCGGCCTGCCGATCGTGTCCAAATCGCAAAACCCCTCGCAACAGAACCAGTATAGCCAGGAATTCCGCTATAATTACGAAAGCCAGAAGATCGACTTCGTCGTCGGCCTCTTCGGCTTCAAACAGCGGATCGACACGCAGGGCACCGAACAGCAGGGGGCAGCAGCCGCCAAGTGGAGCCTGACCGGCGCGTTAGCGAACGATCCCACCGTCCTTAACGGCCTCACCGCCAGCAACACCCAGTGGCTCAAGAGCGAAAGCGCCGCACTGTTCGGTCAGCTCAGCTGGAAAGTCACCGACGCCCTCACGCTCCAACCCGGCCTTCGTCTCAACTACGACAAGAAGTCAGGCTTCTACCAGCGTGTCGTGACGAACGCGCAGGGCCAGGCGATCAGCTGCACCACGCCACCAGCGCCCGGCACGATTGCGGGCACCTCGCAGCAATGCGGCGTCTATCAGCCGCAGGTGAGTGCCCCGTCGGACAGCGCGTGGAACTTCACCTACGACTTCAACGTCAACTACAAGGTCGCGCGGGACGTCCTTGCCTATGCGACCTATGCCAAGAGCTTCAAGACGCTGGGCATCAACCAGAACGGCTTGCCGCTCAACATCGACAATACGGTCAATTATGACGCGGCGACGGTGAAGCCTGAATCCGTCCACCATTTCGAAGTCGGTCTGAAGACCCAATTGTGGGATCGCCGCGCGACCTTCAACATCTCGGCCTTCCGCACCACCATCAAGGATTTCCAGGCGACCGTGAACGGCGGCCAGTTCGGCACCGTGCGCGGCTATCTCGCCAATGCGGAAAAGGTCCGGTCGCAGGGTATCGAGGCGGACTTCAAGGTGGTCGCCAGTGACCGCTTCACAGCATACGCCAACGCAGCTTATACCGACGCCAAATATAAGAAATTCACCAACGCACCCTGCCCGCCCGAACTGTCTGGCGGGCCGTCGCAGCCCGCCAATGCGACACCTGACTACTCACAACCGGGCGTTCCGGGCGCCGCCAGCCCTCGCCAGTGCGACATCTCCGGTCAGGACCTGCCCGGCGTGTCGAAATGGGCCTTCTCCTACGGCGCAGAATATAACATTCCGGTGACGCTGCTGGCGAAGGAAGGTCAGGTCTATCTGGGCGTGGACGGCAATTACCGCTCGCACTGGAACTCCAACGCCTCGCCCTCACGTTATACCGAGGTGAAGGGCTACGCCCTCACCAACTTCCGCGCTGGCTTCCGTGGCGAAGGGTTCGACGTCTTCGGCTGGGTCCGCAACGCCTTCGACGTCAACTATATCGAAAATCTTCAGGTCGCACCCGGCAACACCGGCCTGATCGCAGGTCAGGTTGGTGATCCGCGGACCTGGGGCGGAACGATCAAATTATCGTTCTGA
- the panB gene encoding 3-methyl-2-oxobutanoate hydroxymethyltransferase codes for MSTTFTLDTSTSRANPTPAPMKRLTVPAIQRRKAEGKTDEPLVMLTAYTARQAQLLDPHCDMLLVGDSLGQVIYGLPSTLAVTLDMMVAHGAAVVRGSYHSLVLVDMPFGSYEASPAHAFASASRVMAETGCAAVKLEGGQAMAETIAFLTQRGIPVMAHVGLTPQAVNALGGYGARGKSQEEHAKIMDDARAVAQAGAFAVVLEGVMEDLAVAITDSLDIPVIGIGASAHCDGQVLVAEDMLGMFERVPRFVKRYENIAETISNAAERYAAEVRNRSFPTADQVYRPKK; via the coding sequence ATGTCCACCACCTTCACGCTCGACACCTCCACCAGTCGCGCCAATCCCACCCCGGCGCCGATGAAGCGCCTCACCGTCCCCGCCATCCAGCGCCGCAAGGCCGAAGGGAAAACGGACGAGCCGCTGGTGATGCTGACCGCCTATACCGCCCGGCAGGCACAGTTGCTCGATCCCCATTGCGACATGCTGCTGGTCGGCGATTCGCTCGGCCAGGTCATCTACGGCCTGCCTTCAACACTCGCCGTCACGCTCGACATGATGGTCGCCCATGGCGCCGCCGTGGTTCGGGGCAGCTATCACAGCCTCGTCCTCGTCGACATGCCCTTCGGCAGCTACGAAGCCTCTCCCGCCCATGCCTTCGCCAGCGCCAGCCGCGTCATGGCCGAAACCGGCTGCGCCGCCGTCAAGCTGGAAGGCGGTCAAGCCATGGCGGAAACCATCGCGTTCCTCACCCAGCGCGGCATCCCCGTCATGGCCCATGTCGGCCTCACACCGCAGGCCGTCAACGCGCTCGGCGGCTATGGCGCTCGCGGCAAGAGCCAGGAAGAACATGCCAAGATCATGGACGACGCCCGCGCCGTCGCGCAGGCCGGAGCCTTTGCCGTGGTCCTGGAAGGCGTCATGGAGGACCTCGCCGTCGCCATCACCGACAGCCTCGACATCCCCGTCATCGGCATCGGCGCGTCGGCCCATTGCGACGGCCAGGTGCTGGTGGCCGAGGACATGCTGGGCATGTTCGAACGTGTGCCGCGCTTCGTGAAACGATACGAAAACATCGCGGAAACCATCAGCAATGCGGCCGAACGCTATGCCGCAGAAGTGCGCAATCGCAGCTTTCCCACCGCAGATCAGGTCTATCGCCCCAAAAAGTGA
- a CDS encoding tetratricopeptide repeat protein → MALTPQNSEAFMREVDEAVRQDQLLTFWQRFGRWIVAAVVIGLIAFAAWLYWQHYSTTQSQAVSEEMDKVISAAAGGGTPDAKQLDMLTDASQPGFRASALLVKAGVAARKGDNKAAIAAYKAMAADSSLDQPYRDLALIRQTTLEFETLQPQQVVDRLKPLAVEGAPWFGSAGELVAISYMKMRKPDLAGPLFAAMAKDATVPQSIRSRARQMAGLLGIDAVETPTVPGQG, encoded by the coding sequence GTGGCCCTGACGCCGCAAAATAGCGAAGCATTCATGCGCGAGGTCGATGAGGCCGTGCGTCAGGACCAATTGCTGACCTTCTGGCAGCGCTTTGGCCGCTGGATCGTCGCGGCCGTGGTCATCGGCCTCATTGCCTTTGCGGCATGGCTTTATTGGCAGCATTATAGCACCACTCAATCGCAAGCCGTGTCCGAGGAAATGGACAAGGTCATCTCGGCCGCTGCGGGCGGCGGGACGCCCGATGCCAAGCAACTCGACATGCTGACCGACGCCAGCCAGCCCGGCTTCCGCGCGTCAGCCCTGCTCGTGAAGGCTGGCGTCGCCGCTCGCAAGGGCGACAACAAGGCCGCGATCGCCGCTTACAAGGCTATGGCAGCGGACAGCTCGCTTGATCAGCCCTATCGCGACCTCGCCCTGATCCGCCAGACCACGCTGGAGTTCGAGACGCTTCAGCCGCAACAGGTGGTCGATCGTCTCAAGCCCCTCGCCGTCGAAGGCGCGCCATGGTTCGGCAGCGCGGGCGAACTGGTCGCCATATCCTATATGAAGATGCGCAAGCCCGATCTTGCTGGCCCGCTGTTCGCAGCGATGGCAAAGGATGCCACCGTGCCTCAATCGATCCGTTCACGCGCGCGACAGATGGCGGGCTTATTGGGCATAGATGCAGTCGAAACGCCGACCGTACCGGGACAGGGATGA
- a CDS encoding PQQ-binding-like beta-propeller repeat protein encodes MGMHSMTKFAGTRRVLTVAAMVALLAGCGIIGGKKGGPKTPVVGNRVSILTNEQGVEVDPTLADVPVSLPEAYANDQWSQPGGSPAKAMGNLALSTSPATAWTSSIEGSTPRARLASSPVIANGKLYVIDAGAHVIAFDAATGAKLWQTALPAEGSGRALFGGGVSIVDDKVYASTGVGDVAALSAANGSILWKKRPGGPLRGAPTLANGHVYVMGQDNQIFALNQTDGEVQWTDSGTLQVTGVFGVAAPAAAQGTVIAGYSSGELTAYRYENGRTLWGDALSRTSISTAVASLTDIDANPVIDRGRVFAIGQGGRMASYELVSGQRLWEINIAGISTPWVAGEWVFVVTSDAKLLCVARATGKIRWISQLRRWEKEKKKANAIRWTGPVLAGGRLILVSTHGDLNYVDPATGAVQSAVDMDRSMSLSPVVANNMLYILADDGKLTALR; translated from the coding sequence ATGGGGATGCACAGCATGACGAAATTTGCGGGCACGCGCCGGGTCCTGACCGTCGCCGCGATGGTCGCGCTACTGGCGGGCTGCGGCATTATCGGGGGCAAGAAGGGTGGACCCAAGACCCCCGTGGTAGGCAACCGCGTATCCATCCTGACCAACGAGCAAGGCGTGGAGGTCGATCCGACCCTTGCCGATGTGCCCGTGTCCCTTCCCGAAGCCTATGCCAACGACCAGTGGTCACAGCCCGGCGGCAGCCCTGCCAAGGCGATGGGCAATCTTGCGCTGAGCACCTCGCCCGCCACGGCCTGGACCAGCTCGATCGAGGGCAGCACGCCTCGCGCGCGCCTCGCCTCCTCGCCCGTGATCGCCAACGGCAAGCTCTACGTCATCGACGCGGGCGCTCATGTCATCGCCTTCGATGCCGCGACCGGCGCGAAGCTCTGGCAGACCGCACTGCCCGCCGAAGGCAGCGGCCGCGCCTTGTTCGGCGGCGGCGTCAGCATCGTCGACGACAAGGTCTATGCGAGCACCGGCGTGGGCGACGTCGCCGCGCTCAGCGCCGCAAACGGCTCCATCCTGTGGAAAAAGCGCCCCGGCGGCCCGCTGCGTGGCGCACCGACGCTTGCCAACGGCCATGTCTATGTCATGGGGCAGGACAACCAGATTTTCGCGCTGAACCAGACCGATGGCGAAGTCCAATGGACCGACAGCGGCACGTTGCAGGTGACAGGCGTGTTCGGCGTCGCCGCCCCCGCCGCTGCGCAGGGCACGGTGATCGCGGGCTATAGCTCGGGCGAACTCACCGCCTACCGTTATGAAAATGGCCGCACGCTCTGGGGCGACGCCCTTTCGCGCACCAGCATCTCGACGGCCGTCGCTTCCCTCACCGACATCGACGCCAATCCGGTGATCGATCGGGGCCGCGTCTTCGCCATTGGTCAGGGTGGCCGCATGGCCTCCTATGAACTGGTGAGCGGCCAGCGCCTGTGGGAAATCAATATCGCGGGCATCTCGACACCGTGGGTCGCGGGCGAATGGGTATTCGTCGTGACCAGCGATGCGAAACTGCTCTGCGTCGCGCGCGCGACCGGCAAGATTCGCTGGATCAGCCAGCTTCGCCGCTGGGAAAAGGAAAAGAAAAAGGCGAACGCCATCCGTTGGACGGGTCCCGTTCTGGCAGGCGGTCGCCTGATCCTGGTATCCACCCATGGCGACCTAAACTATGTCGATCCGGCAACGGGCGCGGTTCAATCGGCAGTTGATATGGACAGGTCCATGTCGCTGTCGCCAGTTGTCGCCAACAATATGCTCTATATCCTTGCTGACGATGGCAAGCTGACGGCGCTTCGTTAA
- the der gene encoding ribosome biogenesis GTPase Der, with protein MLPTVAIVGRPNVGKSTLFNRLVGKKLALVDDQPGVTRDRREGQANLLGVDFTIIDTAGYEDEDPQTLPGRMRMQTQAAVENADVALFVVDARAGITPLDEEIARWLREGDAPVVLMANKAEGKAGDDGVMEAFSLGLGDPIPFSAEHGQGLADLFQALLPYIDREDEEEEEAEPSEADLEAAPLKLAIVGRPNAGKSTLINRLLGENRLLTGPEAGITRDSIAVDWTWTDPRNEEAEPRPVRLIDTAGMRKRAKVQDKLEKLAVSDGLNAVNFAEVVVLLLDSTRGLEAQDLRIADKVLEEGRALVVALNKWDTVENGSALYQGIKQALSDGLAQIRGVPIMTVSGATGKGLDDLIRVAFETRTAWSQRVSTGILNRWFERALEANPPPAPGGKRIKLRYITQNKTRPPTFVLFGTRLDELPESYRRYLVNGIRKELGFGAVPVRLTLRSARNPYASK; from the coding sequence ATGCTGCCCACAGTTGCCATTGTAGGGCGGCCCAATGTGGGCAAGTCCACCCTTTTCAACCGGCTCGTCGGCAAGAAGCTGGCGCTGGTCGACGACCAGCCCGGCGTCACGCGCGATCGACGGGAAGGTCAAGCGAACCTGCTGGGCGTCGATTTCACCATCATCGACACGGCTGGTTATGAGGATGAAGATCCCCAGACCCTGCCCGGCCGGATGCGCATGCAGACGCAGGCCGCGGTCGAAAATGCCGATGTCGCCCTGTTCGTCGTCGATGCGCGCGCTGGCATCACCCCGTTGGACGAGGAAATCGCCCGCTGGCTGCGCGAAGGCGACGCGCCCGTCGTGCTGATGGCCAACAAGGCCGAGGGCAAGGCCGGTGACGACGGCGTGATGGAGGCATTCAGCCTGGGCCTGGGCGACCCCATCCCCTTTTCCGCCGAACATGGTCAGGGACTTGCCGACCTGTTCCAGGCGCTCCTCCCCTATATCGACCGGGAGGATGAGGAAGAAGAGGAAGCCGAACCGAGCGAAGCGGATCTGGAGGCCGCGCCGCTCAAGCTGGCCATTGTGGGCCGTCCCAATGCGGGCAAATCGACGCTCATCAACCGGCTGCTCGGCGAAAACCGTCTGCTCACCGGCCCCGAAGCGGGCATCACCCGCGACAGTATCGCGGTGGACTGGACGTGGACAGACCCCCGCAATGAGGAGGCTGAACCCCGCCCCGTCCGCCTGATCGACACCGCTGGCATGCGCAAGCGCGCGAAGGTGCAGGACAAGCTGGAAAAGCTCGCCGTTTCGGACGGCCTGAACGCTGTGAACTTCGCCGAAGTCGTCGTGCTTCTGCTCGATTCCACGCGCGGCCTTGAGGCGCAGGACCTTCGCATCGCCGATAAGGTGTTGGAGGAAGGCCGCGCCCTCGTCGTCGCGCTCAACAAATGGGACACGGTGGAAAATGGCTCGGCCCTCTATCAGGGCATCAAGCAGGCGCTTTCCGACGGCCTCGCGCAGATACGCGGCGTTCCCATCATGACCGTCTCCGGTGCGACCGGAAAGGGCCTGGACGACCTCATCCGCGTCGCCTTCGAAACGCGCACCGCCTGGTCGCAGCGTGTCTCGACAGGCATCCTCAACCGCTGGTTCGAACGCGCGCTGGAGGCCAACCCGCCCCCCGCCCCCGGCGGCAAGCGGATCAAGCTGCGCTACATCACGCAGAACAAGACGCGTCCGCCTACCTTCGTGCTGTTCGGCACGCGATTGGATGAACTGCCGGAAAGCTACCGGCGCTATCTCGTCAATGGCATCCGCAAGGAACTGGGCTTCGGCGCCGTGCCCGTGCGCCTTACGTTACGCAGCGCGCGCAATCCCTATGCCAGCAAATGA
- a CDS encoding sulfurtransferase TusA family protein — protein MPANDTTYVNARGMKCPWPALRAARAMRSADAVTVEADDPNAARELEALTRQHGWNFSVAAGDRFELSRKS, from the coding sequence ATGCCAGCAAATGATACCACCTATGTGAATGCCAGGGGAATGAAATGCCCCTGGCCCGCCCTGCGCGCTGCTCGGGCGATGAGGTCGGCCGACGCGGTAACGGTCGAAGCGGACGACCCCAACGCCGCCCGCGAACTGGAGGCGCTTACCCGGCAGCATGGCTGGAATTTCTCCGTCGCTGCTGGCGATCGCTTTGAATTATCGCGCAAATCCTGA
- a CDS encoding Hpt domain-containing protein translates to MSYQQAELVNQADLAKSRSELGSAFLRILSYFREDGDKAISAIEQAIRERDAIALVTPAHTLKGESAQFGAHRLSSMAERIEMVARRCVETREGPDELIEVVVSLRPCFTETMSLLDRDSNPLVARRPATFGRRSEPPSQGFGRVG, encoded by the coding sequence GTGTCGTATCAACAGGCAGAACTGGTCAATCAGGCCGATCTGGCAAAGTCCCGGTCGGAACTGGGCAGCGCATTTCTCCGGATTCTGAGCTATTTTCGCGAGGATGGCGACAAGGCCATAAGCGCGATCGAGCAGGCGATCCGCGAACGCGACGCCATCGCGCTTGTGACGCCCGCTCACACATTGAAGGGCGAATCGGCTCAATTTGGCGCCCATCGCTTGAGCAGCATGGCCGAACGGATCGAGATGGTCGCACGCCGCTGCGTCGAAACACGCGAGGGTCCTGACGAATTGATCGAGGTTGTCGTCAGCTTGCGCCCCTGCTTTACCGAAACAATGTCCCTCCTCGATCGCGACTCCAACCCGTTGGTCGCGCGTCGCCCCGCCACATTCGGCCGCCGATCCGAACCACCGTCGCAGGGGTTCGGACGCGTAGGCTGA